In Candidatus Limnocylindrales bacterium, a single window of DNA contains:
- a CDS encoding ABC transporter permease — MLAFKPIYIIMVREFKRFFRQKGRFFSALARPLIWLFVIGSGLAQIVQAPDGFSYKQFIFPGILGMVVLFQSMLSSLSTVYDREFGIVRLLLVAPITKLTVVIGKIASGSFLATTQGVILLILAPFLGIKIGFVQFLSMLIFLILTAIAISSLGMLIATQMNSLENFAGVMNFVIFPMFFLSGGLYPVKLLPRVLQVIVYINPLTYGIDLFKHTLLPEIYRTGRGTDFPMEFDIFMLLLFTTVMASLAVAFFNREGKLVLLGRRPRG, encoded by the coding sequence ATGTTGGCTTTTAAACCTATTTATATTATAATGGTTCGGGAATTTAAGCGGTTTTTTCGTCAGAAAGGACGATTTTTCAGCGCATTGGCCCGACCTTTGATATGGCTTTTTGTGATTGGATCAGGCCTTGCCCAAATCGTCCAGGCACCTGACGGATTTTCTTATAAACAGTTTATTTTTCCCGGAATTCTAGGCATGGTTGTCCTTTTTCAGTCCATGCTTTCTTCTTTATCCACTGTGTACGATAGGGAATTTGGAATTGTCCGTCTATTGCTTGTCGCTCCGATCACAAAATTAACGGTTGTCATTGGAAAAATAGCCAGTGGTTCCTTTTTGGCTACTACCCAGGGGGTTATTTTATTGATTCTGGCCCCTTTTTTAGGGATTAAGATTGGATTTGTGCAGTTCCTCAGCATGTTAATCTTTCTCATCCTCACGGCCATCGCAATCAGTTCTCTGGGAATGCTGATAGCGACCCAGATGAACTCCCTGGAGAATTTTGCTGGAGTCATGAATTTTGTTATTTTCCCTATGTTTTTTCTGAGCGGTGGGCTCTATCCGGTAAAACTCCTTCCTAGGGTCCTTCAAGTCATTGTGTATATCAATCCCCTTACCTATGGAATTGACCTCTTCAAACATACGTTACTTCCTGAGATTTACCGTACCGGAAGAGGTACCGATTTTCCGATGGAATTTGATATTTTTATGCTGTTACTCTTTACCACGGTCATGGCCTCCCTGGCCGTAGCGTTCTTCAATAGGGAAGGAAAATTGGTTTTATTGGGGCGGAGACCGAGGGGATAA
- a CDS encoding tetratricopeptide repeat protein, whose amino-acid sequence MKRLPAMAVIIPTVLMFLIACILVGIFTFQNPGTLELRYHLHIPFLLDKEWRTGEVSVAVVVLMSFFFGVLAAFLLSLGAALLALYPYLKRKRAESREQTILTLRARAKASSLMGEYDKAIADYQKILKRMPDEPELHLELAEVYRQKQDYKSALEHDSFVLSKDPENISALLGAAEDWTLLGNFIEAIKTYRKVLEINYYAPAVISKLLELQEKAGLYEEAIETFTRIRSRSKADQRLLASLYYRLGLRQRDQGEKEKARSSLESSLEVMSNFVPAILALTDLYLSEDQQKNARKIWEKSLENTLSTVVLKKIEDYYYQQGKPQQAIALYQDLLTKQDLPQLKLALARLYLRLEMREQAEEKLLDLQAKNPEIPQIYYLLATLYQRSSKTEAALEAYQTAMKLTDSRLIHFECEVCKALYDTWRDYCHFCNNWGTLIDFLPPSQESYPLTPVELKQLPAKTVYSSMTG is encoded by the coding sequence ATGAAACGTTTGCCTGCAATGGCTGTTATCATTCCAACCGTTTTGATGTTCCTTATCGCCTGTATCTTGGTAGGCATTTTTACTTTTCAAAATCCAGGTACTCTAGAGCTGCGCTACCATCTTCATATTCCGTTTCTTTTGGACAAGGAGTGGCGAACAGGGGAGGTTTCAGTTGCGGTGGTAGTGTTAATGTCCTTCTTTTTTGGTGTCCTTGCAGCCTTTCTTCTCTCCCTGGGAGCTGCACTTCTGGCTTTATATCCTTATCTGAAACGAAAACGTGCTGAAAGTCGAGAGCAGACCATCTTAACGCTTCGAGCCCGAGCCAAAGCCAGCAGTTTAATGGGAGAGTATGATAAGGCAATTGCGGACTATCAAAAAATTCTTAAGAGGATGCCCGATGAACCGGAGCTTCATCTGGAGTTGGCAGAGGTTTATCGACAAAAACAGGATTATAAAAGTGCCCTGGAACATGATAGTTTCGTACTCTCTAAAGATCCCGAAAACATTTCTGCACTCCTGGGTGCTGCCGAAGATTGGACGTTGCTGGGTAATTTCATAGAGGCTATTAAAACTTATCGAAAGGTTCTGGAGATAAATTATTATGCCCCCGCAGTTATAAGTAAACTTCTGGAATTACAGGAGAAAGCAGGACTTTATGAAGAAGCCATTGAAACCTTTACACGGATACGGAGTCGGTCCAAAGCAGATCAACGTCTGTTAGCTTCTCTTTATTATAGGCTGGGCTTACGGCAAAGGGATCAGGGGGAGAAAGAAAAAGCCCGATCCTCTCTGGAGAGTAGCTTAGAGGTTATGTCCAACTTTGTGCCGGCAATTTTGGCGCTTACAGACCTCTACCTGAGCGAAGATCAGCAGAAAAATGCCCGCAAGATCTGGGAAAAAAGTCTGGAGAATACCCTATCTACTGTGGTTTTAAAGAAAATAGAAGATTATTATTACCAGCAAGGTAAGCCCCAGCAAGCGATTGCCCTCTATCAAGATCTTTTAACCAAGCAAGATCTACCCCAGCTTAAATTAGCACTGGCCAGACTTTATTTGAGATTGGAAATGCGAGAACAGGCCGAAGAAAAACTTCTAGATCTACAGGCTAAAAATCCTGAGATCCCTCAGATATATTACCTTTTGGCAACTCTCTATCAGCGCTCTTCTAAAACCGAAGCCGCCCTTGAAGCCTATCAAACCGCCATGAAACTTACAGACTCCAGGCTGATTCATTTTGAATGCGAGGTATGTAAGGCTTTGTATGATACGTGGCGAGATTACTGTCATTTTTGCAATAACTGGGGAACATTAATAGACTTTCTTCCCCCTTCCCAAGAGTCTTATCCCTTAACTCCAGTAGAGCTTAAACAACTCCCGGCCAAAACTGTCTATAGTTCGATGACAGGCTGA